A region from the Methylovorus glucosotrophus genome encodes:
- a CDS encoding LexA family protein codes for MGNDIDYLGRIQDYYAEHKTLPSYSVIADMLGFKSKNAVTALVARFKLQGFLDATADRRLKPGKRFFERILAESTVQAGFPSAASGDRHDTLSIDDYLIERPSQTVLITVKGDSMIDAGIVPDDVVIVEKRQVANVGDIVVAIVDNEFTLKTLGREKGQFVLLPANKAYPVIRPQGNLEIFGVVVGQFRKYD; via the coding sequence ATGGGAAACGACATTGACTACCTGGGGCGCATCCAGGACTACTACGCCGAGCATAAAACGCTGCCATCCTATTCGGTGATTGCGGATATGCTTGGTTTCAAATCCAAAAACGCGGTGACAGCGCTGGTTGCCCGCTTCAAGCTGCAAGGCTTTCTTGATGCGACGGCCGACCGGCGGCTCAAGCCCGGCAAGCGCTTTTTCGAGCGCATCTTGGCTGAGAGTACCGTGCAAGCCGGTTTCCCTTCCGCCGCCAGTGGCGATCGCCACGACACCCTCAGCATCGATGACTATCTGATCGAGCGCCCCTCACAAACCGTGCTGATTACGGTCAAGGGCGACTCCATGATCGATGCAGGCATCGTGCCGGATGACGTGGTGATCGTGGAAAAGCGGCAGGTGGCTAATGTGGGTGATATCGTGGTGGCCATTGTGGACAACGAATTTACCCTCAAAACCCTGGGGCGCGAAAAAGGCCAGTTTGTATTGCTGCCCGCCAATAAAGCGTATCCGGTGATTCGCCCGCAAGGCAATCTGGAGATCTTTGGCGTTGTCGTAGGCCAGTTCCGTAAATACGATTAA
- a CDS encoding LysR family transcriptional regulator, with the protein MKLEANDLLLFARVVDEGSFSRAADRLHIPKSTLSRRMAALETQLGERLLLRTTRKLTVTDFGNAVLAHAHQVTAEVEATLALTQHRQVEPSGRLRLSMPGDFGIDILQALLAEFAMRYPAISLEMDISPRRVDLIGENFDLAIRMGDLPDDTSLAARRIATFETGLYAAPAYLKKRGTPHEPEALMEHDALHLLTRRGEPMLWQLKRDQAQWQGTPIGKVSANSPAILVRMAISGLGIAMLGEPFAEPYVKAGELVRILEDWHLPSVTAWAVFPGRRLMPARTRVFLDALMARFAEADCEKHKR; encoded by the coding sequence ATGAAGCTGGAAGCCAATGACTTGCTCTTGTTTGCCCGTGTAGTGGATGAAGGAAGCTTCAGCCGCGCGGCGGACCGGCTGCATATTCCGAAATCTACCCTCTCGCGCCGCATGGCGGCCCTGGAGACGCAACTGGGCGAGCGCCTGCTGCTGAGAACCACGCGCAAGCTGACGGTGACCGACTTTGGCAATGCCGTGTTGGCGCATGCGCATCAGGTAACGGCGGAGGTAGAAGCCACGCTGGCATTGACGCAACACCGGCAAGTAGAGCCTAGCGGTCGCCTGCGACTGTCGATGCCGGGCGATTTTGGGATCGATATCCTGCAAGCCTTGCTTGCCGAGTTTGCCATGCGCTATCCGGCGATTTCTCTGGAGATGGATATCTCGCCACGGCGGGTGGATCTGATCGGCGAAAACTTTGACCTGGCGATTCGCATGGGCGATCTGCCAGACGACACATCGCTTGCGGCACGGCGCATCGCCACCTTTGAAACCGGGCTCTATGCCGCACCGGCTTATCTCAAAAAACGCGGCACACCGCACGAACCAGAAGCGCTGATGGAACATGATGCGCTGCATCTACTCACCCGACGCGGCGAACCCATGCTATGGCAACTCAAACGTGACCAAGCCCAATGGCAAGGCACGCCTATTGGCAAAGTATCCGCCAATTCGCCAGCCATTCTGGTACGCATGGCGATTTCGGGCCTGGGCATTGCCATGCTGGGTGAGCCGTTTGCCGAGCCTTACGTCAAGGCAGGTGAGCTGGTACGTATCCTTGAGGACTGGCATTTGCCCAGTGTCACGGCATGGGCCGTTTTTCCTGGCCGACGACTGATGCCAGCTCGCACCCGTGTTTTTCTGGATGCGCTCATGGCACGCTTTGCCGAGGCGGACTGCGAAAAGCACAAACGGTAA
- a CDS encoding FMN-dependent NADH-azoreductase, whose amino-acid sequence MNILQVNSSARTVGSHSTHLANALVERLLAQHADATLTVRDLGRNPHPNLDEKALQALFTPADQRNAEQAARVALDDVLISEIQAADVVVLGVPMYNLGVSVQLKNWIDAISRAQVTFQYTANGPKGLLTGKKVYVVLARGGIYRNTPADTQTPYLKIVLGFLGMHDVEFIHAEGLAMGPDAEKAALDTAYRQLEELVPA is encoded by the coding sequence ATGAACATTCTGCAAGTGAATTCCAGCGCCCGTACGGTCGGCTCCCACTCCACGCATCTGGCTAATGCCCTGGTGGAGCGCCTGCTTGCCCAGCATGCCGATGCCACATTGACGGTGCGCGACCTGGGCCGCAACCCACATCCAAACCTGGACGAAAAAGCCCTGCAGGCCTTATTTACGCCAGCTGACCAGCGCAATGCCGAGCAGGCTGCGCGTGTCGCGCTGGATGATGTGCTGATTAGCGAAATTCAGGCTGCCGATGTCGTAGTCTTGGGCGTACCCATGTATAACCTGGGGGTGTCTGTGCAACTCAAGAACTGGATTGATGCCATCTCGCGTGCACAGGTAACGTTTCAATATACGGCCAACGGGCCCAAAGGCTTGCTGACCGGCAAGAAGGTATATGTGGTACTGGCACGCGGCGGCATTTATCGCAATACGCCTGCGGATACCCAAACGCCATACCTGAAAATTGTGCTGGGGTTTCTGGGCATGCATGATGTCGAGTTCATTCATGCCGAAGGCCTGGCCATGGGCCCTGACGCGGAAAAAGCCGCGCTGGATACGGCCTATCGCCAACTGGAAGAACTGGTGCCTGCCTAA
- a CDS encoding pirin family protein, whose protein sequence is MSTRPDVALQNEVVTQPRAIEQIVIGQATSDGAGVKLTRVLTQHLQRRLDPFLMLDAFGTDQPEDYIGGFPDHPHRGFETVTYMLQGRMRHRDSAGNEGLLAPGGVQWMTAGKGVIHSELPEQEEGAMEGFQLWLNLPAKDKMVDPAYRDIQTDEIPEIITADGVTVRVIAGESHGVAGAIQRGTTEPLYLDVHLPAGTRFTQQIPAEFNALVYVYRGEAVIGERQVPQQRMAILKTTNDSDGVVIAAPEATRLLLIAGRPLKEPIAQYGPFVMNTQEQIFEAIHDYREGRLA, encoded by the coding sequence ATGAGCACAAGACCTGACGTTGCATTGCAAAACGAAGTCGTGACACAGCCAAGAGCGATTGAGCAGATCGTCATCGGCCAAGCCACGTCGGATGGCGCCGGGGTCAAGCTGACACGCGTGCTGACGCAACACCTGCAACGCCGGCTTGACCCTTTCCTGATGCTGGATGCCTTTGGCACCGATCAGCCGGAAGATTACATCGGCGGCTTTCCAGATCACCCCCACCGCGGGTTCGAAACCGTGACTTACATGCTGCAAGGCCGTATGCGTCATCGCGACAGTGCTGGCAACGAAGGCCTGCTAGCCCCCGGCGGTGTGCAATGGATGACCGCTGGCAAGGGCGTAATTCACTCCGAGTTGCCCGAGCAGGAAGAAGGCGCCATGGAAGGCTTCCAGCTTTGGCTCAATCTGCCCGCCAAGGACAAAATGGTGGACCCCGCCTACCGGGATATTCAAACGGACGAGATTCCGGAGATCATCACGGCCGATGGCGTCACGGTGCGGGTGATCGCTGGCGAAAGTCACGGCGTTGCCGGTGCCATCCAGCGTGGTACCACCGAGCCGCTCTACCTGGATGTGCATTTGCCAGCAGGCACACGCTTTACCCAGCAGATACCTGCCGAGTTCAATGCCCTGGTGTATGTGTATCGCGGTGAGGCGGTCATTGGCGAACGGCAGGTGCCACAGCAGCGCATGGCGATACTCAAGACCACGAACGACAGCGATGGCGTTGTTATTGCAGCGCCAGAAGCGACGCGTCTGTTGTTGATTGCCGGTCGTCCGCTCAAGGAGCCCATCGCGCAATATGGCCCCTTCGTGATGAACACTCAGGAGCAGATTTTTGAGGCGATTCACGATTACCGCGAAGGCCGCCTGGCATAA
- a CDS encoding DoxX family protein has protein sequence MQALHRHGPLIGRILIALIFILSGFSKIGGFAATSGYIASKGLPLPDLVTILTIIIELGGGLLIVVGYRARLAAAALFLFTLAAAFLFHDFWAASPDMAQNQMIHFMKNISMAGGLLFVLVHGSGPHRVKAD, from the coding sequence ATGCAAGCACTACATCGTCACGGTCCATTGATCGGCCGCATCCTCATCGCGCTGATCTTCATTCTCTCCGGCTTCTCCAAGATCGGCGGCTTTGCTGCCACCTCCGGCTACATCGCCAGCAAAGGCCTGCCGCTGCCAGATCTAGTCACCATCCTCACCATCATCATTGAACTGGGTGGCGGCTTGCTGATCGTCGTCGGCTACCGTGCACGTCTGGCCGCCGCCGCCCTGTTCCTGTTCACCCTGGCCGCCGCATTCCTGTTCCATGACTTCTGGGCAGCAAGCCCAGACATGGCGCAAAACCAGATGATCCATTTCATGAAAAACATCTCCATGGCCGGTGGCCTGCTGTTTGTGCTGGTGCATGGCAGCGGCCCGCACCGTGTAAAAGCTGACTAA
- a CDS encoding type VI secretion system Vgr family protein: protein MIEPAFSHGFPVMLPSLLSSRRLLTLQCPALHQILPDGLEPVRLAGGEGINTLFDYQLTVRSRLGEEVGSDLDFGPLMGQVLTCGISLEGHGQFLPGALGDLGMANQGAGTRYVSGLITDIRHAGEDSRHALYVITLRPWLHLATLTTDCKVFQDKTVVEITEAVLVDYPYALEKRLIETYPARDYSVQYNESDFAFLTRLWREWGISFHFRHDDERHTLVLADHNGAYTPFQPDDPASGYHTIAYYPPDHKTDAEYLHHFSDAEQLTSGSYASRDYDYTRPRAELAARNAQPRNTAHVDNEVYQWRTDHGSDYSQPNAGMDREANQTEPQGELLARLRMEALRQPGHRVAGEGHIRGVVPGHTFTLKEHPRAKANQEYLILSTTLLIENVSEETVSSSASTVRAAIVDRVSGAIAGELTGTWRMETHFSGQPTREVLRPDVLLPHAPGHKPRTHGPETALVTGPTGDTAESNLYTDQYGRIKVQFPWDRYGLKNQHSSCWVRVSQAWAGNQLGAMHLPRIGEEVLIDFLGGDPDLPVCTGRLYNQLNLPPWQLPAQQALSGIRSRELIPGGGNGAAGRSNHLILDDTDGKIQLQLKSDHDSSSLSLGHITRIDGNAGRLDYRGEGLELRTDGHGAIRARQGLILTTEARREAQNHLTDLSETTARLAQAQAQHADLGQLASQHQAQDNDDQRKVSERLQGQNDGITGNNTSNTSNTNTTDTAFPELQQPHLVLASPSGIASTTPGSTHQHSGEDHAITTGSNVSLSANRSLIGSFKEAIKLFAYNGGLRLIAAGMNIEFKALQRNIRLFSKLNITYHANRIHLTADKEIVINGGGSSTHWTAASIESATLGKWSVYSASQSMPQAKSQPVSMPTLPNIHPDGPYSQSMNVTSLLSTASENMVLYDDATTRFKNATGQLVADGNTDEEGASVDVFRDQEIKLESYVGHGTWCLILEGSQPK from the coding sequence ATGATCGAACCCGCCTTTAGCCACGGATTCCCTGTCATGCTGCCCTCGCTGTTATCCTCCCGTCGCCTGCTTACCCTGCAATGTCCCGCGCTCCATCAGATCCTGCCCGATGGGCTGGAGCCCGTCCGTCTTGCCGGGGGAGAGGGCATCAACACCCTGTTTGACTACCAGCTCACGGTACGTAGCCGTCTGGGGGAGGAGGTCGGCAGTGATCTCGACTTCGGTCCGCTGATGGGTCAAGTATTGACCTGCGGCATCAGCCTCGAAGGCCACGGCCAGTTCCTGCCCGGTGCGCTGGGCGATCTCGGCATGGCGAATCAGGGGGCGGGCACACGGTATGTCAGTGGACTCATCACCGACATACGCCACGCTGGCGAAGACAGCCGCCATGCGCTCTATGTCATTACGCTACGCCCCTGGCTCCACCTTGCTACGCTGACCACCGACTGCAAGGTGTTTCAGGACAAGACCGTGGTGGAGATCACCGAAGCCGTACTGGTGGACTATCCCTATGCGCTGGAGAAGCGGCTGATCGAGACCTATCCCGCCCGGGACTACAGCGTGCAATACAACGAATCCGACTTTGCCTTCCTCACCCGGTTGTGGCGGGAGTGGGGCATCAGCTTTCATTTCCGCCATGACGACGAGCGCCATACCCTGGTACTGGCCGATCACAATGGCGCCTATACGCCATTCCAGCCCGATGACCCGGCCAGTGGCTATCACACCATTGCCTATTACCCGCCAGACCATAAGACCGATGCAGAGTACCTGCACCACTTCAGCGATGCCGAGCAACTGACTTCAGGCAGCTATGCCAGCCGCGATTACGACTACACCCGTCCCAGGGCCGAACTTGCCGCCCGCAACGCCCAGCCCCGTAACACCGCCCATGTCGATAACGAGGTCTACCAATGGCGCACCGACCATGGCAGTGACTACAGCCAGCCCAATGCCGGCATGGACCGCGAAGCCAACCAGACCGAGCCGCAAGGCGAGCTCTTGGCCCGGCTGCGCATGGAAGCCCTGCGCCAGCCCGGCCACCGGGTGGCCGGCGAAGGCCATATCCGGGGTGTGGTGCCCGGCCATACCTTTACCCTCAAAGAGCACCCCAGAGCAAAGGCCAATCAGGAGTACCTGATCCTCAGCACCACCTTGTTGATTGAGAACGTGAGCGAAGAGACCGTGTCCTCTTCAGCTTCAACGGTGCGTGCCGCCATCGTAGATAGAGTGAGTGGCGCCATCGCGGGAGAACTCACCGGCACCTGGCGCATGGAAACCCACTTCAGCGGCCAGCCCACCCGCGAAGTGCTGCGCCCCGATGTGCTGCTGCCGCATGCGCCCGGCCACAAGCCACGTACCCATGGCCCGGAGACCGCCCTCGTCACCGGCCCCACCGGCGACACCGCCGAGAGCAACCTCTACACCGACCAGTATGGCCGCATCAAGGTGCAGTTCCCCTGGGACCGCTATGGGCTGAAGAACCAGCACAGCAGTTGCTGGGTACGGGTATCGCAAGCCTGGGCAGGCAACCAGCTGGGCGCCATGCACCTGCCACGCATAGGCGAAGAAGTGCTGATTGACTTCCTCGGCGGGGATCCGGATTTACCCGTATGTACCGGCCGTCTCTACAACCAGCTCAACCTGCCGCCGTGGCAGCTCCCGGCTCAGCAGGCCTTGAGCGGCATCCGCTCGCGCGAGCTCATCCCTGGTGGGGGCAATGGGGCGGCTGGCCGCAGCAATCATCTCATCCTGGATGACACCGATGGCAAGATCCAGCTGCAGCTCAAGAGCGACCATGACAGCTCTTCCTTAAGCCTGGGGCATATCACCCGTATCGACGGCAATGCCGGACGACTGGACTACCGCGGTGAAGGCCTGGAACTCCGCACCGATGGGCATGGGGCGATCCGCGCCAGACAAGGGCTTATCCTCACCACCGAAGCGAGAAGAGAAGCGCAGAACCACCTGACCGACCTCAGCGAGACCACGGCAAGACTAGCACAGGCACAAGCCCAGCATGCCGACCTGGGCCAGCTCGCCAGCCAGCACCAGGCGCAGGACAACGACGACCAGCGCAAGGTGAGCGAGCGACTGCAGGGGCAGAATGACGGTATTACCGGCAACAATACCAGCAATACCAGCAATACAAACACCACCGACACCGCCTTCCCCGAACTGCAGCAACCGCACCTCGTGTTGGCGAGCCCATCCGGCATTGCCAGCACCACCCCGGGCAGCACCCATCAGCACAGCGGCGAAGACCATGCCATTACCACGGGCAGCAATGTCAGTTTGAGTGCGAATCGCAGTTTGATTGGCAGCTTTAAAGAGGCGATCAAATTATTTGCCTACAACGGCGGGCTACGCCTGATTGCCGCAGGCATGAATATCGAATTCAAAGCCCTGCAACGCAATATCCGGCTTTTTTCCAAACTCAACATCACCTACCACGCCAACCGCATCCACCTCACCGCCGACAAAGAGATCGTCATCAACGGCGGTGGCAGCAGCACGCACTGGACTGCAGCCAGTATTGAGAGCGCCACCCTGGGCAAATGGTCTGTGTATTCCGCATCGCAAAGCATGCCACAGGCCAAGAGCCAGCCGGTCAGCATGCCCACGTTGCCGAATATTCATCCGGATGGGCCGTATAGCCAGAGTATGAATGTGACTTCTTTGCTATCAACTGCCAGTGAAAACATGGTGCTGTATGACGACGCCACTACCAGATTCAAAAATGCTACAGGTCAACTTGTTGCCGATGGCAATACAGATGAAGAGGGCGCCAGCGTGGATGTATTCCGCGATCAGGAAATCAAGCTTGAAAGTTATGTCGGTCACGGCACATGGTGCCTGATCTTGGAAGGGAGCCAGCCTAAATGA
- a CDS encoding N-acetylmuramidase family protein, whose amino-acid sequence MKLHSALRYPIEGLTCHLKFDDKVIVAKTDARGMLPKIITANIVSAVEVWVENKASALKKIGSTVSGLGHQWFTLISPGIKLMAELAAHDEGQAQKKITPANSPQKLHHGKAEGQAIQPGHPVKKRKSQAHNTEVLEMEVPQGLIDLFKHYRDEPVTEKNWQDEADTLLCDPKVLKAIHHVESSGSGFSQMQLKDGTRLPKILFERHLFHRLTCGNGPLPNSKKHKRHGIGVPGCQSPHDQDPDICWPSGYILSRKKLGEENARMPDGVVEQSDLYGNERANYFKLLKAYRLNPEAALKACSWGAFQILGMNYEVAGEYRFVETFVRDMCTSEAKQLTILRQFIDKNSRLRKAVQDKDWDKIAYHYNGPKYAENHYQIKLKEAYEKL is encoded by the coding sequence TTGAAATTGCATAGCGCCCTTCGTTATCCCATCGAGGGGCTGACATGCCATCTTAAATTCGACGACAAAGTTATCGTTGCCAAGACGGACGCTCGTGGCATGCTGCCTAAAATAATCACGGCAAACATCGTGTCTGCTGTTGAGGTCTGGGTTGAAAACAAGGCCAGCGCATTAAAAAAAATAGGCAGCACCGTCTCGGGGCTTGGGCATCAGTGGTTTACGCTGATTTCGCCCGGTATCAAGTTAATGGCCGAACTGGCCGCCCATGATGAGGGGCAAGCGCAGAAAAAGATCACCCCCGCCAATAGTCCGCAAAAACTGCATCATGGAAAAGCCGAAGGGCAAGCCATCCAACCCGGGCACCCTGTTAAAAAGCGCAAGAGCCAAGCACACAATACCGAAGTGCTAGAGATGGAAGTCCCTCAAGGCCTGATCGACCTGTTTAAACACTATCGGGATGAGCCTGTAACGGAAAAAAACTGGCAAGACGAAGCCGATACTCTGTTATGCGATCCCAAAGTGCTAAAGGCTATTCACCATGTCGAATCGAGTGGTTCAGGCTTCAGCCAGATGCAATTAAAAGATGGCACACGCCTGCCTAAAATTTTGTTTGAGCGTCATCTGTTTCATCGCCTTACCTGTGGCAATGGCCCCTTGCCCAATAGCAAAAAACACAAGCGCCATGGTATCGGTGTGCCGGGCTGCCAATCCCCGCATGATCAAGACCCCGATATTTGTTGGCCCAGCGGCTACATTCTGAGCAGAAAAAAACTGGGCGAAGAAAATGCCCGCATGCCGGATGGCGTAGTCGAGCAAAGCGACCTGTATGGAAATGAACGGGCCAACTATTTCAAATTGCTGAAAGCCTATCGACTCAACCCGGAGGCTGCCCTAAAGGCCTGCTCCTGGGGTGCATTTCAGATATTGGGGATGAATTATGAGGTTGCTGGTGAATATCGTTTTGTTGAGACATTTGTCAGAGATATGTGCACATCAGAGGCAAAGCAATTAACAATTCTCCGGCAGTTTATTGATAAAAATTCTCGCCTGCGCAAGGCGGTACAGGACAAAGACTGGGACAAAATCGCCTATCACTACAACGGCCCCAAGTATGCCGAAAATCACTATCAGATCAAACTGAAAGAAGCCTATGAAAAGCTTTAA
- a CDS encoding phosphoethanolamine transferase yields MFSTCNRKTLLVALFLMATANISLFQRLLEVYPPSLGNVPLLISLGLFFTFATALFLLLVAHTRGARWLLALLVLVASQAAYYMDTYGVVVDTVMIDNIFHTDTQEFAGLLSWGLVLRTLLLGVLPAWLIIRYWPAGKGFKAEFKSKLSLTLLLVIGMVLVVAPFTAHYASFIREHKITRAYSNPIYPIYSLFGYAREKLTSSAITKLTATAPDAVMIGTPSRHELIILVVGETARADRFSLNGYPRDTNPELAKRDVLSLRNVTSCGTSTGESVPCMFSALGRKDFDREKALHYENALDVLFEHGVQILWRDNNSDSKGVATRMTYENFKSPTLNKVCDTECRDIGMLGGLDKYIDSHKNKDILIVLHQMGNHGPEYYRRYPPEFERFKPACKSNELSQCTQQELDNAYDNAILYTDYFLAHVVDFLKQYNETHATAMLYVSDHGESLGEHGIYLHAAPYMIAPQEQTHIPAIVWMGKHFDYKLSDLKPYQDHPFSHDDLFCTLLVSYELNSKTCDSKHDVLMHNADVISMLQQQGQLQLHTAMQ; encoded by the coding sequence ATGTTTTCTACTTGTAACCGTAAAACCTTGCTGGTTGCCCTGTTTCTGATGGCAACCGCCAATATCAGCCTGTTTCAACGCCTGCTGGAGGTGTATCCGCCCAGCCTGGGCAATGTGCCGCTCCTGATCTCACTGGGTTTGTTTTTCACGTTTGCCACCGCGCTGTTTCTGCTGCTGGTAGCGCATACCCGTGGCGCACGCTGGCTGCTGGCCTTGCTGGTGCTGGTGGCATCGCAAGCGGCGTATTACATGGATACCTACGGCGTGGTGGTCGATACGGTGATGATCGACAATATTTTTCATACCGATACGCAGGAGTTTGCCGGGCTGCTGAGCTGGGGACTGGTGCTGCGCACCTTGTTGCTGGGCGTGTTGCCCGCATGGCTGATTATTCGCTACTGGCCAGCGGGCAAGGGATTCAAGGCGGAATTCAAGTCCAAGCTGTCGCTCACGCTGCTGCTCGTCATTGGCATGGTGTTGGTCGTGGCGCCGTTTACCGCGCATTACGCCTCGTTTATTCGTGAGCATAAAATCACCCGCGCCTATTCCAACCCGATTTACCCCATCTACTCACTGTTTGGGTATGCGCGCGAAAAGTTGACGTCATCCGCGATTACCAAGCTGACAGCCACCGCGCCCGATGCGGTGATGATAGGCACGCCATCGCGGCATGAGCTGATTATTCTGGTGGTGGGCGAAACCGCCCGTGCCGATCGCTTTTCATTGAATGGCTACCCGCGTGACACCAACCCCGAGCTCGCCAAGCGCGACGTGCTGAGCCTGCGCAATGTCACCTCCTGCGGCACCTCCACGGGCGAATCCGTGCCCTGCATGTTTTCAGCCCTCGGCCGCAAGGATTTTGACCGCGAAAAAGCCCTGCATTATGAAAACGCCCTGGATGTGCTGTTTGAGCATGGCGTGCAGATTCTGTGGCGCGACAACAATTCCGACTCCAAAGGCGTGGCTACACGCATGACCTACGAAAACTTCAAAAGCCCCACGCTGAACAAAGTCTGCGACACCGAGTGCCGCGACATCGGCATGCTGGGCGGGCTGGACAAATACATCGACAGCCACAAAAACAAGGATATCCTCATCGTGCTGCACCAGATGGGCAACCACGGCCCCGAATACTACCGGCGCTACCCGCCCGAATTTGAGCGATTCAAACCCGCCTGCAAAAGCAACGAACTCAGCCAATGCACGCAGCAAGAACTCGATAACGCCTACGACAACGCCATTCTCTACACCGATTACTTCCTGGCGCACGTGGTGGATTTTCTCAAGCAATACAACGAAACCCACGCCACCGCCATGCTTTACGTGAGCGACCACGGCGAATCGCTAGGCGAACACGGCATCTACTTGCACGCCGCGCCCTACATGATCGCCCCGCAAGAGCAAACCCACATCCCCGCCATCGTGTGGATGGGCAAGCACTTTGACTACAAACTAAGCGACCTCAAACCCTATCAGGATCACCCCTTCAGCCACGACGACCTCTTCTGCACCCTGCTGGTCTCGTATGAACTCAACAGCAAAACCTGCGACAGCAAACACGACGTCCTCATGCACAACGCCGACGTCATCAGCATGCTGCAGCAACAAGGCCAGCTACAGCTACATACGGCCATGCAGTGA
- a CDS encoding thermonuclease family protein — translation MFALPPIRFVLPWLCCLALTAHADVSGKVVYIADGDTLTVKTSDNLKYKVRLQGIDAPEQAQAFGNKAKQALAECARGKEAMIESQETDQYGRLLGKVWVDGTDCNLRQLTLGLAWHYKHFAREQTEADRVSYAAAEHAARDEKRGLWADANPTAPWDFRQQENLQKTQDAFKQQWMMHNHRFR, via the coding sequence ATGTTTGCCCTTCCCCCTATCCGTTTTGTATTGCCATGGCTGTGTTGCCTGGCGCTAACCGCGCATGCCGATGTCAGTGGCAAGGTGGTGTATATCGCCGATGGCGATACGCTCACCGTGAAAACTTCGGACAATCTGAAATATAAAGTGCGCTTGCAGGGCATTGATGCGCCGGAGCAAGCACAGGCCTTTGGCAACAAGGCCAAGCAGGCGCTGGCCGAGTGCGCGCGCGGCAAAGAAGCGATGATAGAGAGCCAGGAGACCGACCAATATGGCCGACTGCTGGGCAAGGTATGGGTGGATGGCACGGACTGCAATCTGCGCCAGCTTACGCTGGGCCTGGCGTGGCATTACAAGCATTTTGCCCGGGAGCAGACCGAGGCAGACCGTGTGAGTTATGCCGCCGCCGAACATGCCGCCCGTGATGAAAAGCGCGGCCTGTGGGCGGATGCCAACCCCACCGCGCCCTGGGATTTTCGCCAGCAGGAAAACCTGCAAAAGACGCAGGATGCCTTCAAGCAGCAATGGATGATGCATAACCACCGCTTCCGATAG
- a CDS encoding GNAT family N-acetyltransferase — MIHYRENHPLNPADVARVFKASGIKRPADDLARIAAMFTHANLVFSAWDGDTLIGVSRALTDFSYCCYLSDLAVDAAYQRQGIGEELVRLTREKTGDQVSLILLSAPDAMDYYPRLGFTLADNAYVIRRLT, encoded by the coding sequence ATGATTCACTACCGTGAAAACCATCCGCTGAACCCTGCCGATGTGGCGCGGGTATTCAAGGCGTCGGGCATTAAGCGGCCAGCGGATGACTTAGCGCGCATAGCGGCGATGTTCACGCATGCCAATCTGGTGTTTTCTGCCTGGGATGGCGACACGCTCATAGGTGTAAGCCGGGCGCTGACGGATTTCAGCTATTGCTGCTATTTGTCTGATCTGGCGGTGGATGCGGCGTATCAGCGCCAGGGCATAGGCGAGGAACTGGTGCGGTTGACGCGAGAAAAAACAGGCGATCAGGTATCGCTCATTTTGCTATCCGCACCGGATGCGATGGACTATTACCCCAGGCTGGGGTTTACACTGGCGGATAACGCTTACGTGATTCGCCGCCTGACCTGA